One stretch of Micromonospora echinospora DNA includes these proteins:
- a CDS encoding gamma-glutamyl-gamma-aminobutyrate hydrolase family protein: protein MNGRRPVIGITAYVEPAGWAVWRDVPATLVPHAYVRSVTAAGGRAVVLPPDDADADVLELLDGLLLAGGADVGPERYGQPPDPRTESRPERDAGETTLLAAALAADLPVLGVCRGMQLLAVAYGGLLHQHLPDVVGHDGHRPAPGVYGSHPVRFVAGSRAAEVMAGVDRVNSYHHQAVADPGGLAVTGWADDGVIEAVEDPARRFVLGVQWHPENEPDPRPVAALVRAAMSARSHTRVFIGGEKPDRPAPSPRRGRPSRPGPSVTPG from the coding sequence GTGAACGGGCGACGGCCGGTCATCGGCATCACCGCGTACGTCGAGCCGGCCGGCTGGGCGGTGTGGCGGGACGTGCCGGCGACGCTCGTGCCGCACGCGTACGTCCGGTCGGTCACCGCGGCGGGCGGCCGGGCCGTGGTGCTGCCCCCTGACGACGCCGACGCGGACGTGCTGGAGCTGCTGGACGGGCTGCTGCTGGCCGGCGGCGCTGACGTCGGCCCGGAGCGGTACGGCCAGCCGCCGGACCCGCGTACCGAGAGCCGGCCGGAGCGCGACGCCGGGGAGACGACGCTGCTGGCCGCCGCGCTCGCCGCCGACCTGCCGGTGCTGGGCGTGTGCCGGGGGATGCAACTGCTCGCCGTGGCGTACGGCGGCCTGCTGCACCAGCACCTGCCGGACGTGGTCGGGCACGACGGGCACCGGCCCGCGCCGGGCGTGTACGGGTCGCATCCGGTGCGCTTCGTCGCCGGCAGCCGGGCCGCCGAGGTGATGGCCGGGGTGGACCGGGTCAACTCGTACCACCATCAGGCGGTGGCCGACCCCGGCGGCCTGGCGGTCACCGGCTGGGCTGACGACGGGGTGATCGAGGCGGTGGAGGATCCGGCGCGGCGCTTCGTGCTCGGGGTGCAGTGGCATCCGGAGAACGAGCCGGATCCGCGGCCGGTGGCCGCGCTGGTCCGGGCCGCGATGTCGGCCAGATCACACACCCGCGTTTTCATAGGTGGGGAAAAGCCGGATCGGCCGGCCCCGTCGCCCCGGCGGGGCCGCCCGAGTCGCCCCGGCCCGTCTGTTACGCCAGGATGA